A single region of the Candidatus Methylomirabilota bacterium genome encodes:
- a CDS encoding glycosyltransferase — protein MIPVLYLQSTSEIGGSDVTLLRTVEALDRTRVEPHVVLPHDGPLVESFRKAGCGVHLLPAMRKLTRQQGIAYLGRYVAGYVPGALAISRLIRREGIALVHTNSIHNLYGFLAARWAGRPHIWHVREIVVQSRAVRWLEVRLVRRFSTRFVVVSDAVGEMFRGRDGRAPSHMIKLYDGVDLDSFHPRQRADNRIRRELGLGDTVPLLGIVTRLDPVKGVDVFLEAASLVRRAVPEARFLVCGGEIAGHEGYEASLRRRAETLGLAQAVLFSGWRYSPRDIPEVYGALDVSVQCPANPEPYGLANVEAMASGVPGVAAAAGGPLELCVQGETTLLVPPRDPRATAEAAIALLREPVRRAAMGAAGRRRAERLFDRRRCVRALEDLYATVVG, from the coding sequence ATGATCCCCGTCCTCTACCTCCAGTCCACCTCCGAGATCGGGGGCTCCGACGTGACTCTCTTGCGGACGGTCGAAGCGCTGGACCGCACCAGGGTCGAGCCGCACGTCGTGCTGCCGCACGACGGGCCCCTGGTCGAGTCGTTCCGGAAGGCCGGCTGTGGCGTACATCTCCTGCCGGCCATGCGGAAGCTCACTCGGCAGCAGGGCATCGCGTATCTGGGGCGCTACGTCGCCGGCTACGTGCCGGGCGCGCTCGCCATCTCCAGGCTCATCCGGCGCGAGGGCATCGCCCTGGTTCACACCAATTCCATTCACAATTTGTACGGCTTCCTCGCGGCGCGCTGGGCCGGTCGCCCTCACATATGGCATGTCCGCGAGATCGTCGTGCAGTCCCGCGCCGTCCGATGGCTCGAGGTGAGGCTGGTCCGGCGATTCTCCACGCGCTTCGTCGTCGTGAGTGACGCGGTCGGGGAGATGTTTCGTGGGCGCGACGGCCGCGCCCCGAGCCACATGATCAAGCTCTACGATGGCGTGGACCTGGATTCGTTTCATCCGCGGCAGCGGGCCGACAACCGCATCCGCCGGGAGCTCGGCCTCGGTGATACCGTGCCCCTTCTTGGGATCGTCACACGCCTGGATCCTGTCAAGGGCGTCGATGTTTTCCTCGAGGCTGCGAGCCTGGTGCGCCGTGCCGTGCCGGAGGCGCGTTTTCTCGTCTGTGGCGGGGAGATCGCGGGGCACGAGGGCTATGAGGCGTCGCTCCGGCGCCGGGCCGAGACGCTGGGGCTCGCCCAGGCCGTCCTGTTTTCCGGCTGGCGCTACAGCCCCCGCGACATCCCGGAGGTGTACGGGGCGCTGGATGTGTCGGTGCAGTGCCCGGCGAACCCGGAGCCCTACGGACTCGCCAATGTCGAGGCCATGGCTTCAGGCGTGCCCGGTGTCGCCGCCGCCGCTGGGGGACCGCTCGAGCTGTGCGTGCAGGGCGAGACCACACTGCTCGTCCCGCCCCGGGATCCCCGAGCGACCGCGGAGGCCGCGATCGCCCTTCTGCGCGAGCCCGTACGCCGGGCCGCCATGGGCGCCGCCGGCCGGCGGCGCGCGGAGCGGCTCTTTGACCGCCGGCGGTGTGTCCGGGCGCTCGAGGATCTTTACGCCACGGTAGTTGGGTGA